ACTACATACAAATGGATTAATTAACCGACGTTAGTATgctcaaatatatatacacatataagaGTGtagtgagagagaaaagggtggaaattagagagagagaaaaaagagacgAATGTGAGAGCAGAAAACAAATGGTTAGAGAAGAGTAGATGATTGATGAGATAAACAATCGTGGGTGGTAAATCAGGAGATGGAATTAGGAGTTTGACTTGATTATCTATCTTattcaggtgtgtataaatcacacttttaattttacatattttatgtgattgattgttatgtgttaaattgaagtgaatatttgaattatatgatatgagactaaatggttatgtgttatttgatattgatggtgaaaTGTGATGTGGATATATGATTtgtgcaatggatatgtttatctatagtattggaattaattgatggaatatatggttatgtaattggtgcaatggatatgtttgaTGTATCATATTGGAATCATTTGAATCAtgggattaaagaggatatgtgacagTCTTGCTCTGGATCTGATATACAATGACAaaagacctacgggtcatattcaatgataatagacctacgggtcaataCAAAGAgcaaagagggaccttcgtggaaaggtcaaatcaaagaggggccttcgtggaaaggtcaatatgcaaagaggggccttcgtggaaaggtcaaaaagcaaagaggggccttcgtggaaaggtcaaataatgaaaagggacctacgggtcgtatacaatggaaatcccgggcagatatcAGGCTTGAtgtgtcacagaataataaaaagaatggagaggcatatgcatatgaatgttaaattgtttatgaCATTTATTACTTCCGgtgatatattttgatgaaagaatgagtttgatatatgtgtgtgaaattaaaggtaaggtttatatgcattgagttgtggctcatataaaccactaatatttttcaggaataagatatcaatgatcgtgggttgatgtgagttacagttattataagggtcggcggctgacgcattttggcaacttctcttcctcatcatttttgcatgtagataaatgtgtaGTACATAGAGTGGCGAGAGAGTCCCACTACGGTTTAGAAtgatttgaaatatgtacctgatataatatgtggattttatatagttgacacgtggattatttattttaaattttgaatttatttatagtaagtgcatacgTCAATAAGGGTTGGGGTGTGACACATTGCTTGCAAAATTCATATCAATTGCCTCGAGGAATTCCTTAGCAGTTGCTTCTTTCGGGACAGTACCGCGAAAGTTTTCAGGGATGGCATGTTGCATAATCATAAGACTCATGCGATTGGAGTGTTCCCACCTCTCAAAAGTCCGTTTATCCTCATCGGAACTTTCATCAGTAAGAGGGGCGGGTTGCTCCGTCCGAAGTGCATAGTCTAAATTTGCAATCCCCAAACCAATCAATACCTTGCTTCTCCATGACGCATAGGTATTGCCTTTTAGCACATGAATGGAATTAAGAAAACCAATAGCAGATTCTTGAGCTAGCAAAGAACAAATATAACAAGTAGGACAATAATTAGCTCACgtaaataataagtaaataaattaaataatgacaaTTCCCATTTCAAGATGTCGGCAcaacattaaaatttcatctttggacaaaataattaacttgcAATTGACATCTTAATACGTAGTAATCAAATATAGATAATCATTTCCTGTCAAACAATAAGTCTTCCTTTGGGCCGACTTAGTGTTCACAATGACTTAAGGATAATCTCATATTATTACCACAAAGTATACAAGAAACACGGCCAAATAACAATCTTCCTTTGGGCCGATTAACTATTCGCATGTATTTCAAGTATATAAATATcctatatattctaaataaattaatttacacaTCAGAGCTTACTTTGGCAAGTTAAtgctataattaatttatttaaaataataggcAATAAAAACTTAagtcattatttaattaattacttaacaactaaaacaattaaatgcGATTAATTGTTTGAAGTAATTGTTTGTACAAACAACTAATAACTTAAAATCAAATAGCAACAAATTTTGTGGCCCAATAAAATCAAGTCACGGccctttcaaaaaaaattattataggtggcctaaatattttattgacatttcaaaattgtggcccaagaataaaaaaatttgttgctGCTCAAAGTTAAAATATAAGCATGGAGcctaaatattaaaatagatcAGATTTTCAGAACGGCagtttttcagatttttatttatttatttattttttaagaacgGCGTTTCACTAAATATCGCGTTGTTTCACGAAGTAACGCGTCGTTTCACCGCCACAACCGCCATCAAATGACCGTCGTTGACCGTGACGTCGCCGACCACTGCGACGTCGTCGGTCTTCTCGTCGTCTCCGAAGATCACCCAAAGCAGACGGCAACGGCGATTTTtcgaaaaattttgaattgataaACTTTGGAAAGGATTTCaccaaaaattacaaaattttcgaaaggatttcaccaaaaaaaaatacaatatctGTTACAGATATTGAGAATACAAACGAAAACATTCAACAATCAAGAATCCCATCAAAAGTTTAGAAGGAATTTAAATCAGAAATTTTGAACGCTTAATTTCTCACTAACATTCTGTCGAGCAGGGGGGTGCTTGCAATTAATGAATCATATCTTAAATATCCTCAAAAATTTGACAGAATGTTAAGTCTAAGTTTTGGAAACGAGAAAATCATGAATTGAACTTAATTGGAACAGAATCCAAAACCACAATTTAGTCtggaaaaaatgaattttcaattcatataCCATTCACATATTGGTTTGCGTGATCAACCGTAAAACTTGTGATTGAATTCAAcaaacttcaaaattttgttcGAAAATTCTTCATCAATTTGATCACATAATTTTCATACACCGAATCCAATACAGAGTTATAAATCAACGAATTATCAATTCGTCCCAACAAAGtaaggctctgataccaattgttggaatcaaattaatgattcACATAATTCATCACATAAATCACACATGTCGAATACGATTGATAAACATAAAGCGGAAGCGTACATGGATTCGAATTCATAGTGTTGATGTTCTTGATGATACCGAAGTATGGAAACTAGTCTTCCAAGTGACAACGCTCTCTCACAGATTCTCTGTAATCTGTAGAGTCTTGATTTTACGTCTGATCAATAGGAATGGGAATCTATtgacctatttatagagttgcACTTGGGGACCATAACCATGTATTTAGAGAATAAGTCCCTAACtttattataactttaatttcacccataacaaaattaaagttatcCAAAGTAGTATCTGCACAATAGTCCTCATACTTTTATAGATAATTGTTTGAccctataaattatataaccTTAGTAGATCACGTAATCGGGTCAATCAATAAATAgccataaatattatacaatctTTAGACTATTATGTTGGACCATATTAAAATGTTCCAACATGTCGCCGACGAAGGACCTgaggcgggaaattggttcgaccctgaaaccccgggaagctcaaccgcaagtagtccacctcgaacgggagtgcatccgtctttgcaagagcggttgtctattcgggcaaggacacgtgattctaccgcccacgcccaactccaggaggatctaatggagcacatttgggcaaaatttggcaaccgttagatgatcgtcactagagaactccttcttctgcttctttgcctccatttttttttatttgagtttaagtgtgcaatttgtaatttctaattttttaattatgtctttttttatttttttaggtatttaaattataattatattttatttataatgaagtgtgttttttattaattgaatttgttggaattaaaaataaaaaatgaaattgaatgaatagttaagagatggttaagagatggggGGATGTAGGTGcggtctcttagttaagagatgagctgaaaagtacagtgaggcccatgaatagtgaagagatgagtcGGTTAAGAGACGAATAAGagacagcgttgcggatgGCCTTAGCAATGGAGGGCCGATGGGAGGGCCTTCCCCATAGGCCTCCATCGGCCCCCCATAGTGGAAAATGGGCCGCCGAGCGCCCCCTCCCTCTCTCCCCCATATGGCCGATGTATCGGCCCTAGCCGTTGAGGAGGGCTCTCCGATCGGCCCTCCATTGTGGAGGAAGGGCCGCCGGTCGGCCCTCTcaccttctttttttttttttttttttctatatatatctcCATTTCCCATCACTTTCACACCATTCCTCCACTTTCCAACACTTTGACCACTTTCCATCACTTTCCACACTTATCTTTTCACTCTATTTTCCAATCTTGCAATACAACGACGATTTgcgtattaatatttttttgcatttaaaattatttaatttgacaaCATAATAAagatacaaaataaatgatgacGTGGAAATGAATTAGAAATGGGAAGGCCCTATGGGAGGGCCCTTCCATTATAGGAAGATAGACCCTCTCAAAAATTAATGAtgtggaaataataaaaaaagaatggcCCTATAGAAGTGGTCTTCCATTGCTAATGCTCTTAGTACTATAATATGTcgattgaataaaaaaatttggttgGTTTGTTAAAAGAATCGGCATTTTATAAATAGAGTTATTGGCGTATAATATAAGGAaatttttaagtaaataatattgtcccataaattttgaatttaacacataatatcagtGGTACTAATTTCTCATCTATTAGATGAGGTGGCAAAATATTGTCGGTGTCTTCGACTCTTCGGGGCTTGTTGGAAAGTTGACGTGGATTTTCACCAGCATAAAGAGGAATGACGTTTTCATACTTAAAATCATCCACTTTGGAGTAATTAAACGACGTCGCACAATCCCttcacttcatcttcttccacCATTCTCACTCTAGAAGAATGAGTGATCCCCAATGGGAAGACAATCATTTCTTGATTGTTTTTatatcttcctcttcctcttccctCCAATCCACCTTAAATTCACTCTGCAATTCTTGGAACTTTCTCTTTCCACgcatattttgttttctctctGCATGTCCAAGATTTCCAAATGAGATGTccttcaaaaaaaatactccctttgtcctaATTTGTCTCATACTAAGAGttctgatttttcattttagtccgtcacACATTAGAAGACCCGactcacttattttataaataataataggtaccacattctactaattttatttcacttatattttattataaaactagtatcacactCGTGCGATGCACAGactattagtatttttttatattattagtctaaattttaactaattaagtactccctccgttccataatagtgTAGTCATTTTGACATTTTGGTACATTACATAATAATGgggtcatttccctttttttaagTGAAAGTAacatatttcttctcacttactccctccgtcctactaAAGAtaaccaactttcctttttggtttgtcccaaataagataactcattactaaaaatgaaaacacatttatctctactttatcatttctctcttattttactctctccatttaacacacaaaataaaattgcataaaatctcgtgccgccaAAGaaagggtcatcttccttgggacggagagaatactttactctctcttactttattctctcttcatctctctactttttcctttactactttattcttcctttacttaactcacataacatattttttcttaatcttcgtgccgaaaatAAATGCTCTACCACTATGGAAagaatggagtagtatttatataacataaaaatataaacaaatatgtatgcaataatttatattacttcgTTCACATCAAACATTTTATtccatttgattttgtttaggCCCACGtttcattcttttatattgtcaaaatcatttattattataaattctaTAATAAGAGGGACTGGTTATatagaattatatttaaaatctattttattttcagaattttaGAGATTGATTGGatctatttcaaaatatttaatgtacATTAGTTAAAGCTTACttataatatattcataaaatattaaaataaggaTATTATGACATACACATTTAGTgtcgaaaaatataaaattatattttcatagtattaaaataaaattaccacTTTATCAACTTTTCTCACCAAATTATTCTTCACGTTTTTTAAAGTTACACCAAAGTCAAAGTCGTGAACGGAatactacataaaaataaataaaggcaaaaaaatttgtttttaacttttaatatatcttctctaaataaattttgttttaactttagagaagatataataaattgcaaataaaatgtgtaattattttatagttagcaaaaaaaattctattgaTTGTGTCCGCTATTATTCCATAAAGGATTAGGGTAAGGGCCTTATTTTCGTaagtcaaaaaaaaaaaagaaaaaaaaagaaaaagaaatgaagaatatatggagtagttgCATAAAAGAAGGAAAGGCAAATGTTAGAATATGATCATTTACAACAATGTACTTGGTGTTACCTTAAACATCAAGAAGTGTAAATAGAACAATTTGCCGTTTGCTAGTACAAATCAAGAATCCGAATTAACTTATATCTCCCATGTAAACAATAAACATCCCCTTtctaggaaaaaaaaaacatttctaaaCATTTAAATACAAAGTTAATATAATCTGAGAAATGTTACTCTTGTCTTTTTTCctcaaataatactccatccttcccataatagatgttacacttagagcatccacaatgggtgCCCGATTTCACACCCGATCGCCTGAGATCGGGCTCAGACGTCGTCGGGCATCCACTGCATACGTCGGTCGCGACCGATCTCTCGCCCGATCCATCGGGCATGAGATCGAGCATCCATTGCAGCATCGCGCCAAATGACGCGGACGCCCAATCGAGgcgttttttgtttttttttttctatttataaatataccttattttcactcatttttcacaCAACTCTCACACATCTCTCAAATCTCGCTTCATTCCAATATCTCtctttcactcacttttctaAAATGTTTCCCGGGGAAAATATGGGTCGGGCAATGGAACGCACAATATTTGCTTTCGGGAACCAGATTCTCGCTGGTATTCGTGCAATACAAAAGCAAGAGCAGGTACCAAGGCCCATACGCCGTCGGACATCCGTCCGTCGATAGCATGGCCTAGCTCATCAATGTCTGTTCGAGGACTACTTCGCCGATGAGCCCCGGTGGGGACCGACGGTTTTTCGCCGGCAGTTTAGGATGCATCGAGAATTGTTTCTCTAAATTGTTCACGCGATGGAGGCGCGCGACGAGTACTTCCAGCAACGGGAAGATGCTGCCCACAGAAGGGGTCTATCCCTGCTCACGAAGTGCACGGTTGCGCTTCGTCAGTTGGCATACGGCACTACGACagacatgttcgacgagtatcTTCACGTCGGGGATACAACTGGCCGGGAGTGTCTGGTAAAATTTTGTGAGGGCGTTATTGACGCCTTCAGCGCCACATATTTGCGCAAGCCGAATGCGGAAGATTGCCAGTATCTGATGGGGATACACGATAGGGTGCACGGCTTTCCTGGTATGTTAGGGAGTATTGATTGTATGCActgggagtggaagaattgtcctGCAGCATGGAGAGGTCAATTCACCAGTGGGTATAAGAGTACCCACCCGATAATGATCCTTGAAGCCATCGTTGACCATTGTCTTTGGAGTTGTCATGCTCACTTTGGCGTGGCGGAATCAAACAACGACATCAATGTGCTGAACTCGTGGAGTCTCTTCACCGAGCAATACAATGGCAACGGTCCGGTTATCAAGTTCACTGCCAACGGACGGCAGCATCATATGGGATACTACTTAGCCGACGATATTTACCCGAGATGGCCAGTTTTCTTGAAGACGATCTCCTGCCCAACGGATGCGAGGAGAGAGCTTTTTGCATCGCGGCAAGAAGCTGCACGGAAGGACGTGGAGCGAGGATTCAGTGTGCTTCAAGCGCGTTGGGCAATAGTGAAAGGCTCGGCTCGTTCCTGGTACAGGCATCATATCGCCAATGTCATGTACGCGTGCAtcatcttgcacaacatgattattcaCGATGAAGGTCGAACAATTAGCGATTGGTTCgatgatgaagccggtccaagcgcAGGTCATGCAACCCCGCCGGTCATTTGAGGTGTATCCTATGGAGTCAGCGAGAGATTACAAGCTCAGGAGAGCATGCGCAACCAACAAGCTCATCTTCAAATCATGAACGACATGATTAAAGGAGTTTGGATACATAGTGGTCGTTGAAATTGTACCTCTTTTTAAGTATTttcgttgtaattttttttaaaattaagtaatgtatgttttttgcTAGTTCTTTAATTTGGAGtctaattttgctatttataattggtaaacataaaaaaataaaattaaaattgaaatgaaaaatggataatAGATAGGGCACCCACTAGGGCCAAaccattgcagaaagatagGGCATGCTGATGTGGCAACCTCTAGGGCTCCCACTAGGGCTTCCACTGGGGCatctattgtggatgctcttaggagatgacacgagattttaggagatgtcgttttgtttgttaagtggaaagagaaaatatatttttatatattagtgtgagaaaaaaaaatttaaatggaaaatgtaacatcttttttggaataaactataaaggaaagtgtgacatctattatgggacggagggagtacttcttGATCTTCCTTCCAGAGTCTTGGTGATGATCAAGATAGCTTgtttgtttgatgaatttattttttcttaatcttcctTCCGGAGTCTTGGTGATAATCATGTCTTAGCTTgtttgtttgatgaatttattttattattggtACTTATAGAGATTATAGctatggatttaatttggatattaattttctattagTAACGGTGCTAAGGGTTTCAAATTAAACGCTAATTGGCTATTGAAtctctaaaattaaatatcaaatttaattagtctaaATTAATGAGAATACATGGAATCAATGACcaattagtaataaaatggCTGCCTAAATTAACGCGCAATCAACACTCCTTTacttagtggaataaaatggCTGTCTAAATTAACACtcatttaattagtgaaaaactgttttaaatttaacgctaatatttaaaattagtccATAGCTTAAACTTTGGGCactgataaaatgcaaacttatacattgtacaaactcaaaactcctcaacacagcttcaacacaatttcaatacaatatcaacactgtaaaatttcaagattttaatgtcaacacagtatcaacacaatatcaacacataatcaatcattgactaccgttgaaattctgttgacattttcctgttgatgcttttttgtgatctgttgacatttttgaatGGTCCATATCATAGTTttaagtttgtacaatatttagagttttcatttaatCACATCCCCTTAAACTTTTGTATAAtgataaattatagtactcaatatttacaaatattcaaattcatacccaaaactcaaaatatttacaatttaggTCAAAACTcatcttttatatatgaaCTAGTATCACTCTCGTGCTATGCAcgacttattttattttattcaaattatgaaatattttttgaattaaaaaaaatataaatctaaaattataaatgtagtAATAATGATAAGATGTACTACAACAAATAACCTCAttcatataataaattttataatagtttCAACGATATTTCATACTAATAaacatatggagtactacaATATTACTacatttgataaatataattaatttattaaataaggTTGTGATATACTCCCATTGTGTAATTTgtgtaaaaaattaagaataatttgaagtacaaaattatgaatttagtATAATTTGTGTAAAAATTGAGaggattaattttattacgTAATACTcgctccgtcccacaaaagatgtcacacttgtgggacggcacgagattttagaaggttttgttttgtgtgttaaacggagagagaaaatataatttttatattcatgtgagaaagaatttttttcaaaaagggaaatgtgacatgttttgtgggacaaactaaaaagaaaagtgtgacatcttttgtgggacggagagagtaatactATTGATAAATGTGCATATATCTgtaccaaaattcaaattttatatattttattagtgttaACCCGCACTATGGcgatttaaaataatttcattctaTTAATTTGGCATTGTGAATATactaataaactaaataaaataagaagcAATATTATCACGTAagcttataaaattaaaaaatgtactataTACTAAcataggggagtgttatattgctaactcaatgcttaattgctaactacaacttaataatagccattagatattcaaattaaaggcctagatcattaaccacaaaatgtcaatacgatcaacaaaaaacgtcaataaggctataggattaattccaataaaaattaataggggtattaatgtcaagttagttataactaacttttaaaagaaatcccaaaactttaaattcatataacatatatcaaattaaagataactttataaggattccaacgatatactacatgcatatgttccgacgtcaaaatttgaaaaaaaaatctagaatttttgtatttttcgtacacagactaatgtcaatacagctaagataatatgttAAGTGTTAACataaagcatatacaatgtcaatcctaaatttgtgttgatattctcaaagcattgtgttgatattttcgaaacactatattgacattttcatccaaaaccctaatttgacgttttttttaatttttttcgatttaattaataaaaacgaaaattacacgtggcaaattgtagaccacacgttttttaaaatcatgtgaccttaaattagttgtagttaacaattaaatgataagttagcaattgatcactcccctactAACATAtgtgaaataattataaatataaattaaataagtataaaattaaaccaacATAGAAAAATATCACACAACAcataaatactttatatatttttagctATCCTTTTTATTCACACCTTCTATCTGTTGTTGCATTATTGGATTTtcttaaacaaaattaaatattttcaacaaagaCAATATGTCCTTAACAACCTACACGCTTGAATACTAAAATTCTATCTTAATTCAAAtcgatataaaatatttaatatacaactaaaaattattagaGAATAACCATGTTactataaaaagataaatgataaactacaaaacaaataaaaaacatacacaaatattaataaaacaacattggaaaaaaaaaaactatagttcctaagttaccaaaaaaactaaagtaaaataggaatagcaaaataaagaaaaagaaatagtaaagcACAAACTCAACCAAACACACACCTTTGAAGTGCCACAacttctctctcctacttatTTCTACCCCATTTTCTTCTCTGGTCTATTTAATCTCCATTGATGATTTATGCAGGTGTGCAAGAACAATGTGATATTTTATGCTCTTCGtcttctttgttttctttttcctatATTATTGGCTTTGGGTGTGTTTTTTTGCACTAAAACTATGAAAGTGACGAAATTGACAAGAATGTGCAAAGCATTAGCttcaatatattataatagtCAGATTCTATGacttttttattgaaaaaaaagaactattaaaacgaaagaaattaaaacaaaattaataaaaaataaaataaattaacattaagaaaaagtttaaatataaactaaCACCACTCAAACAGAGAATGGTCCTCAAAATAGGATTTAAAACTGATAGTTTCATTTACCTTCCTCTCAAAAACACATACACACCTCACTTTAATGACCGATGCAGTATTGTTAGGCTGCAGCTCATTAAGGAATGTGAATTccatattgaaaatattttttcttgttgGAATCCAATATTGTAATATGAGAAGCCAATGAAgttgtgaataaaaaaaatagcaaatgagacatatttataggcaaaaaaaatataatcattaataattatttagtcAAATTAGTGTTGAATTGCTGATGGTTAAAAATAACGCCTAAAGAAGTTTATTActctttcaaaataataaatgacataattaaatttgctTTTAATTGGTAAGCCATTTCAATTGAATAGTGATCATTTTATTGCTtattatttagtaaattaggcgatgatttttttaaaaaacgcaTATAGAAGTTTTCtgatattttcatataaacAATGGCAATAAATTCCCATCACCATAACCGTCCAATACGTCCAATTTATATGATTAtgactataattatttaaccaATGTAATAActtttgttaattatatttacattctttatataaaataattatataaaaattctcaaaactcaccttttatatatgtataaataaaataatagatatatagattattaaaatataaaaataaaactcaaattcCAGTATCTTTTATCATTAAATTTCTTTAcctttcttaaaatatgtaacAGACTCAATTGTGATTCTAATATAAAagaagggagtactacttatgtccatataatcaattaaataacaactaattaaTCTTCTATATCCTTTAAATTAagccaaaatttataattggtGGAAAATATAAAAGCCAAAATTTATCATTGATGGAAAATTAGAATCCAGGACGAAGTTcgttatattatttattaaattaatttgaaatttgtggaacaaaagtaaattttgaaaattatctaatatagtgtttaaattaaaaaatattattcttttatatagtaataaGTAATGACATTGTGTTTTGTGAAAGTCAAAGTTGGATGTCTAAATCGattctttaatttctgttaGATCACGTTgcacttaaaaaaaatgatataatagcAAGCTCGTGCAGACAGTTAGTTGACATgtcttaattatattatatgcaCTGAAACTAATCCATTCAAAATCTGTTCTTGCTaccccttaaaataaattttatttaaatatttcctaTACAATAGCATATAAATTCTTATTCACATTGCTACTTACAGCTAGCCATTAAAAAGTCGACGATTAGCTTAGTTGACAGGTCTACATCACATGCTCATTTCATGTAAGGTCGACACTATAAATACACCATGACAAGTTGTACATAAATCGCACAAAACTCAGTTACAAATCAAACACAATCTCATTTGCCTTCTCTTTTTGTTTTGTGCTATGGCATCCAATAAAATCACATTAGCTTCAATGCTCTTTCTCACCATTCTCGCATATTCAAATGCAAAGCTAGGCCATCTCAAGGAGACAAAACTA
The genomic region above belongs to Salvia hispanica cultivar TCC Black 2014 chromosome 3, UniMelb_Shisp_WGS_1.0, whole genome shotgun sequence and contains:
- the LOC125209467 gene encoding uncharacterized protein LOC125209467, giving the protein MSIATQESAIGFLNSIHVLKGNTYASWRSKVLIGLGIANLDYALRTEQPAPLTDESSDEDKRTFERWEHSNRMSLMIMQHAIPENFRGTVPKEATAKEFLEAIDMNFASNVSHPNPY
- the LOC125209468 gene encoding protein ALP1-like; this translates as MEARDEYFQQREDAAHRRGLSLLTKCTVALRQLAYGTTTDMFDEYLHVGDTTGRECLVKFCEGVIDAFSATYLRKPNAEDCQYLMGIHDRVHGFPGMLGSIDCMHWEWKNCPAAWRGQFTSGYKSTHPIMILEAIVDHCLWSCHAHFGVAESNNDINVLNSWSLFTEQYNGNGPVIKFTANGRQHHMGYYLADDIYPRWPVFLKTISCPTDARRELFASRQEAARKDVERGFSVLQARWAIVKGSARSWYRHHIANVMYACIILHNMIIHDEGRTISDWFDDEAGPSAGHATPPVI